In Spirosoma aureum, a single genomic region encodes these proteins:
- a CDS encoding tape measure protein produces the protein MANPVNIVLGVTVTQFLQGMAQARSATQQLGIALNTTLAAGYAAADREQRIYDRGLGRLGENMKAFGKSTAVITAGLGLIGASSFKTYADLNALKLGLESVTGSAAGAAARFAELGPVVKLPGLGLEEAVKGDVRLQAVGFSAQEAKRYLLEFGNAIAKTGGGKLELDSVLTQLTQMGSKAKVLAEDLKPILNASPAVAKAIRDMFGTVDSEQISAKLQSVGRGPKEFINDLTTELSKLERVKGGPKNAIENFTDSLTIAQATLGESADQTLGLTSKIDGLGESISSLATGFAGLDSTTKGAIFGLAGATAAVSSLSVALGTVLTVLPSIKSGFAGLASPIGLAITAAGGLALAVSSVVSYRKAINSVVDESELFSKVNREVATSIVGETTALNALIFVARNEKESKEKRRKAIADINAISPKYLGNISLETINTDAATTSIRKYIDLLKLKARVQVQTANLQAAEADLIAKKSKKVDVSGFDLIGATIGEGFNLSRGATKASIKQLEIQNQEILDATRIRDLYAKDLALATSRLTDLGEAPVKPKSYNYLDGIIGTDTDLKKAKDRLKDLKAQIFADQQKGLDVSAKIAEAKSIDMAIKAATNSFKTQKVAVDRVGSALSTNERLLKQFSKQLLEQGDKAPASLREQVGLLTRAVELDKARLDLAKNPRTTINAEPIQLGTDTQVKAIIDDMKTLQGILPELRQSNPFGIQLTSLQKLMPGVEFYQRRVSEIKDLVANLAVKGLSVPASAIASLTDYTAKLRSVADTEYLINLKVDNALGGDGPDADFVGGIVQQLADGKNKIIIAAQSMGEALNAQRESLANSASGFLSGIGESIGKGGNPLAGALKTILGFIGDYAIRIGTAALIGSKALLLAAPFLAGTTLPQGIGLQVAGAGLIIAGGAIKGLTALEGGGLIKRPTMALMGESIKARAGGGEFVSSVAQGANLIGDRIFSNLANMSQNPLGYGASFVKTPDMSKLRQSRPSMDVNISGEAKLRGGDLYWAIEDFKHNVLPSFT, from the coding sequence ATGGCCAATCCAGTTAATATAGTCCTGGGTGTCACCGTTACCCAATTCCTTCAGGGTATGGCTCAGGCCAGGTCAGCAACCCAGCAACTAGGAATCGCCCTCAATACCACCCTGGCCGCTGGCTACGCAGCTGCTGATCGAGAGCAACGCATCTATGATCGGGGCTTGGGCCGGTTAGGCGAAAATATGAAAGCCTTTGGGAAATCAACGGCAGTTATAACCGCCGGACTCGGTTTGATCGGGGCCAGTTCCTTTAAGACCTACGCCGATCTCAACGCTCTTAAATTGGGTCTGGAGAGCGTTACCGGATCGGCAGCCGGGGCTGCGGCCCGCTTCGCCGAACTAGGCCCTGTTGTTAAACTCCCGGGCCTGGGTCTGGAAGAGGCCGTTAAGGGGGACGTGCGTTTACAGGCGGTAGGGTTTAGCGCCCAGGAAGCAAAGCGCTATCTATTAGAGTTTGGCAATGCTATAGCCAAAACGGGCGGGGGCAAACTTGAACTGGATTCGGTTTTGACTCAGCTCACCCAGATGGGTAGTAAAGCCAAGGTGCTGGCCGAAGATCTAAAACCCATCCTCAACGCCAGCCCCGCGGTGGCCAAAGCTATACGCGATATGTTTGGGACGGTGGACTCTGAACAGATCAGCGCCAAGCTACAGTCTGTAGGACGCGGGCCGAAGGAGTTTATCAATGATCTGACCACTGAGCTTTCCAAGTTGGAGCGGGTCAAGGGCGGGCCGAAAAATGCCATTGAGAACTTTACCGATTCGCTCACCATAGCTCAGGCCACGCTGGGTGAATCCGCCGACCAGACCTTAGGACTAACCAGCAAGATCGACGGATTAGGAGAGTCCATCAGTAGCCTGGCAACCGGCTTTGCGGGACTCGACTCAACCACCAAGGGGGCAATCTTTGGCCTGGCGGGGGCCACCGCAGCCGTCAGCTCTCTCTCGGTTGCTCTGGGTACGGTTCTAACGGTACTGCCCTCCATTAAATCCGGCTTTGCGGGACTGGCCAGTCCCATTGGCCTGGCGATCACAGCGGCCGGGGGACTTGCCTTGGCTGTATCGTCAGTCGTCTCCTACCGTAAGGCCATTAATTCGGTGGTCGATGAATCGGAGCTATTCTCCAAGGTTAACCGGGAGGTGGCCACCAGTATCGTTGGGGAAACAACGGCCCTGAATGCCCTGATCTTTGTGGCCCGTAACGAAAAGGAGTCAAAAGAGAAGCGACGCAAAGCCATTGCTGATATTAACGCCATCTCGCCGAAGTACCTGGGCAATATTAGCCTGGAAACCATCAACACCGATGCGGCTACTACCTCTATCCGGAAATACATTGACCTCCTGAAGCTAAAAGCCAGGGTACAGGTTCAAACTGCCAACCTGCAAGCGGCCGAGGCTGATCTGATTGCCAAGAAAAGCAAAAAAGTCGACGTTAGTGGGTTTGACCTCATCGGGGCCACTATTGGCGAAGGCTTTAACCTCAGCCGGGGAGCTACTAAAGCATCCATCAAGCAACTGGAAATTCAGAATCAGGAAATTCTGGATGCGACCCGTATCCGGGATCTATACGCTAAAGATTTAGCCCTGGCTACCTCCCGGCTGACGGATCTGGGTGAAGCCCCAGTGAAGCCAAAATCGTATAACTATTTGGACGGTATCATTGGAACCGATACCGACCTCAAGAAAGCTAAGGACCGGCTAAAGGACTTAAAGGCCCAGATATTCGCTGATCAACAGAAAGGGCTCGATGTGAGCGCCAAAATTGCCGAGGCCAAATCCATTGACATGGCCATTAAAGCGGCCACCAACTCCTTCAAAACCCAGAAAGTAGCCGTCGATAGGGTGGGTAGTGCCCTGTCGACTAATGAGCGCTTACTGAAGCAGTTTAGCAAACAACTCCTGGAACAGGGCGATAAAGCCCCAGCCTCGCTACGCGAACAGGTTGGCTTACTGACGCGGGCTGTCGAACTGGATAAGGCGCGGCTTGATCTGGCCAAGAATCCCCGAACGACAATAAACGCGGAGCCGATACAACTAGGAACGGATACCCAGGTAAAGGCCATCATTGACGATATGAAAACCTTGCAGGGGATCTTGCCTGAGCTACGCCAATCAAACCCGTTCGGTATCCAGCTAACCTCTTTGCAAAAGCTCATGCCGGGGGTTGAGTTCTATCAGCGCCGGGTGAGTGAAATCAAAGACCTGGTTGCGAACCTGGCAGTAAAGGGACTTTCAGTTCCCGCCTCAGCCATTGCCTCACTAACGGACTATACTGCCAAGCTAAGGTCTGTAGCCGATACGGAATACTTAATAAACCTCAAGGTAGACAACGCCCTGGGTGGCGATGGGCCCGACGCTGATTTTGTCGGGGGTATTGTTCAGCAGCTTGCCGATGGCAAAAATAAGATCATTATTGCCGCTCAGTCGATGGGAGAGGCACTGAACGCCCAACGCGAATCCCTGGCTAACTCCGCGAGTGGTTTTCTATCCGGTATCGGGGAAAGCATAGGGAAAGGAGGGAATCCACTAGCGGGGGCGCTTAAAACAATACTAGGTTTTATAGGCGACTATGCCATTCGGATTGGTACAGCCGCCCTAATAGGATCTAAAGCGTTGTTACTGGCCGCTCCGTTCCTGGCTGGTACGACCTTACCACAGGGGATCGGCTTACAGGTTGCCGGGGCCGGATTGATTATTGCCGGGGGCGCAATCAAGGGGCTAACGGCATTAGAAGGTGGTGGGTTAATTAAACGGCCTACAATGGCACTAATGGGGGAAAGCATCAAAGCCCGCGCGGGTGGTGGTGAGTTCGTTTCCTCGGTCGCTCAGGGGGCTAATTTAATCGGTGATCGCATCTTTTCTAATCTGGCCAACATGTCACAGAATCCATTAGGGTATGGGGCAAGCTTTGTGAAAACGCCTGACATGAGCAAGCTACGGCAATCCCGCCCTTCAATGGATGTAAATATAAGCGGAGAAGCGAAGCTACGTGGTGGCGATTTGTATTGGGCGATTGAAGACTTTAAGCACAACGTTTTACCCTCTTTTACTTAG
- a CDS encoding beta strand repeat-containing protein has translation MKTPVYALIIPLILLTFQLQAQNNFILTAPASATPGSANTIIGLQAGNSITSGSANTFIGRQAGYSTTEGNLNTFLGDATGYSNTTGFRNTFLGYQSGNNNATGYQNTFVGSDAGYSNTTGFFNTFLGQGSGNKNTTGADNTFVGANGGNNNTTGGQNMFAGSAAGQSNTTGASNSFIGAGAGFSNTTGASNTFIGGRSGFSNSTGTLNTFIGVESGYTNTTGINNSFIGNNAGKANSQGSANTFVGSNAGAANTTAFANSFLGYSAGSNTTTGINNTYMGYVTGQSNTYGYANSFYGAFTGGLNSRGYSNSYYGTSAGYNGDSGHDNCFFGAGAGFGIYKTPNIGVVSASNNCLFGSKAGYNNDGDYNVIVGDSAGFNNQVSGNVMVGSRAGRANKTGLQNTYLGFQSGYNAVTNSNTFMGYQSGYTTTTGTGNTFFGTSSGRGNSTGNNNTFVGNGAGPASSNSDDNVYIGFNTGNHDSGSRNTFLGTGADAIAQNLTNATAIGAGATVAINDAVVLGNQANVGIGTSAPTARLEVNSGVDNESGVRLSRLTANSPVQVAATDKLLTVDATGKLVLTSTGHYSVRSVADWSDKVFMAGYKLRSLTEVDQYIQANQHLPGVPSAVEVVEQGIDAAKMDAKLLEKIEELTLYSIQLEKQLAKENQEQQAINQKQQAKIDQLEQMVKQLLEKK, from the coding sequence ATGAAAACACCTGTTTACGCATTAATCATTCCTCTGATTCTATTGACTTTTCAACTACAAGCTCAGAACAACTTTATTCTTACTGCTCCTGCCTCAGCAACTCCTGGCTCAGCGAATACCATTATTGGCCTACAGGCAGGCAATAGTATAACCTCTGGATCGGCGAATACATTCATAGGTCGTCAGGCTGGTTATTCAACCACGGAAGGCAACCTTAACACATTTTTAGGAGATGCTACTGGCTATTCCAATACAACCGGCTTTCGCAATACGTTTTTAGGATATCAATCGGGAAATAATAACGCAACTGGCTATCAGAATACGTTTGTTGGCTCTGATGCTGGCTATTCCAATACAACCGGCTTTTTTAATACGTTCCTGGGACAAGGATCAGGTAATAAAAACACAACTGGGGCAGATAACACGTTTGTTGGTGCCAATGGAGGAAATAATAACACAACTGGAGGGCAGAATATGTTTGCTGGCTCTGCCGCAGGACAATCCAATACGACTGGAGCATCAAATTCATTTATAGGCGCTGGCGCCGGATTTTCCAATACGACTGGAGCATCAAATACATTTATTGGTGGTAGGTCAGGCTTCTCTAATTCAACTGGAACACTTAATACATTTATTGGCGTCGAATCTGGTTACACTAATACTACGGGAATTAATAATTCCTTTATTGGCAATAATGCTGGAAAAGCAAATTCTCAAGGGTCTGCCAATACATTTGTGGGTTCGAATGCTGGTGCTGCTAATACCACAGCGTTTGCTAACTCCTTTTTGGGGTATAGTGCCGGCAGCAATACGACAACAGGTATCAACAATACCTATATGGGCTATGTAACCGGCCAATCCAATACATACGGATATGCTAATTCATTTTATGGGGCCTTTACCGGTGGCCTTAATTCCAGAGGATATAGTAACTCATATTATGGTACCTCAGCGGGATACAATGGTGATTCTGGGCACGACAATTGTTTTTTTGGTGCAGGAGCAGGTTTTGGCATTTACAAAACACCAAACATAGGAGTAGTATCAGCCTCTAATAATTGTTTATTTGGCAGTAAGGCAGGGTATAACAATGATGGAGACTATAACGTAATAGTTGGTGACTCGGCTGGATTCAATAACCAAGTATCAGGTAATGTTATGGTTGGCAGTCGGGCTGGTCGTGCCAATAAGACTGGTCTGCAAAACACTTACCTCGGTTTTCAATCGGGCTATAACGCCGTTACCAATTCCAATACCTTTATGGGCTATCAATCGGGCTATACAACGACCACTGGCACTGGCAACACCTTCTTTGGCACCTCATCTGGCCGAGGCAACAGCACCGGCAATAACAATACCTTTGTCGGTAATGGAGCAGGGCCCGCTAGTAGTAACTCTGATGACAATGTCTACATCGGCTTCAATACCGGTAACCACGATAGCGGTTCCCGCAATACGTTTCTAGGTACTGGTGCCGATGCCATCGCTCAAAACCTCACCAATGCTACGGCTATTGGAGCAGGAGCTACTGTGGCTATTAACGATGCTGTTGTGTTGGGCAATCAGGCTAACGTCGGCATTGGCACCTCGGCCCCGACAGCCCGTTTGGAGGTTAACAGCGGAGTGGATAATGAATCGGGTGTTCGGTTAAGCAGACTCACAGCCAATAGCCCTGTTCAAGTAGCCGCAACGGATAAGCTGCTGACTGTCGATGCCACCGGTAAGTTGGTCCTAACCTCCACAGGTCATTACTCGGTACGTAGTGTAGCAGACTGGTCAGATAAGGTGTTTATGGCAGGCTACAAGCTTCGTTCACTAACGGAGGTGGACCAATACATTCAAGCTAATCAGCACTTACCTGGCGTTCCTTCTGCGGTTGAGGTAGTTGAGCAGGGTATTGATGCGGCTAAAATGGATGCCAAATTACTGGAGAAGATTGAGGAGCTGACCCTGTATAGTATTCAGCTGGAAAAGCAATTGGCCAAAGAGAACCAGGAGCAGCAAGCCATTAATCAAAAGCAACAGGCAAAAATTGACCAACTCGAGCAAATGGTCAAGCAATTGCTGGAGAAGAAGTAA
- a CDS encoding phage integrase SAM-like domain-containing protein: MNNTLSRRCQTVRVRFEFRKTRATKHNYAGTADALPDCDGCLYVKLYLNDIACTPFSTRIKTFRSIWDGRKALRVSQESQALTKQIVDFQTLIETVHEELCRSGRVVTLKAIQKNIFWLRKNSKKGDLSAASSRLGPLEVVSLATVYKEFRRIRSKMIQENGIIRKPDEISLGTYKTYGVRWRLIDRYLKHIGEPDYPVLDVNVAFATNLQEFIIDQRKTTGMPYDSSTVRAVITLLKSLLKYAVAKGYLGDKSPLSDYTVRGGSTPNPNPITREQLDYLETLTLSPELRAVCDSWMVAAELCMHHADYLKLQTARIIDLEGEQFVQLSRTKQKGTRLKQTVFLTPRTQRIILKYGGLSGLVYEDYNYFSKRLVKLSDQARLVNEEGKLIKLRFGDARDTGLTQWAIEGANSVQLSTMGGWSKPSYSDRYIKNALGIVSALVKRTKETVTSGSEVPQKPAPNRAHPFLHIHKAS; encoded by the coding sequence ATGAATAATACCCTTAGCAGACGTTGCCAAACGGTACGAGTTCGGTTCGAGTTTAGAAAAACCCGCGCCACCAAACACAACTATGCCGGTACGGCCGATGCCCTGCCCGATTGTGATGGATGCCTTTACGTCAAGCTTTATTTAAACGACATTGCCTGCACGCCCTTCTCGACCCGGATCAAAACCTTTCGCTCCATCTGGGATGGTCGCAAGGCGCTGCGGGTGAGCCAGGAGAGTCAGGCGCTGACCAAACAGATCGTCGACTTTCAGACCCTGATCGAAACGGTTCACGAAGAGCTGTGCCGCTCGGGCCGGGTCGTTACGCTGAAAGCCATTCAGAAAAATATCTTCTGGCTCCGAAAGAACAGCAAAAAAGGCGACCTGTCGGCGGCTTCCTCCCGGCTGGGTCCGCTCGAAGTGGTGAGCCTGGCGACGGTCTATAAGGAGTTCCGGCGGATTCGCTCCAAGATGATTCAGGAAAACGGCATCATTCGCAAGCCTGACGAAATCTCGCTGGGCACCTACAAGACCTACGGGGTCCGCTGGCGGCTGATCGATCGCTACCTCAAACACATCGGGGAGCCCGACTACCCCGTACTGGATGTCAACGTCGCCTTTGCCACCAACTTGCAGGAGTTCATTATCGATCAGCGCAAAACAACGGGAATGCCTTATGACAGCTCGACGGTACGCGCCGTGATTACCCTACTGAAGAGTCTGTTAAAATATGCCGTGGCCAAGGGCTATCTGGGCGATAAAAGCCCGCTGAGTGATTACACGGTTCGGGGTGGTTCGACGCCCAACCCCAACCCGATCACCCGCGAGCAGCTTGATTACCTGGAAACCCTGACGCTTAGTCCTGAACTGCGCGCGGTCTGCGATAGCTGGATGGTGGCTGCGGAGTTGTGTATGCACCATGCCGATTATTTGAAGTTGCAGACCGCCCGGATTATCGACCTGGAGGGGGAACAGTTCGTTCAGCTATCCCGCACCAAACAGAAAGGCACCCGGCTCAAACAAACCGTGTTCCTTACGCCCCGCACCCAGCGGATAATCTTAAAGTACGGCGGCCTATCGGGGCTGGTCTACGAAGATTATAACTATTTCTCCAAGCGCCTGGTCAAACTATCGGATCAGGCCCGGCTGGTAAACGAAGAGGGCAAACTAATCAAGCTCCGCTTTGGTGATGCCCGCGATACAGGCCTGACCCAGTGGGCCATCGAGGGGGCCAACAGTGTGCAGCTCTCCACGATGGGCGGCTGGTCGAAGCCCTCCTATTCGGATCGTTACATCAAAAACGCGCTGGGCATTGTCAGTGCGCTGGTCAAGCGCACCAAAGAGACGGTGACTAGTGGCTCCGAAGTACCACAAAAGCCAGCACCTAATCGCGCCCACCCTTTTCTGCATATTCACAAAGCCTCCTAA
- a CDS encoding DUF4468 domain-containing protein, producing MKYLSFFAIALLLSSCSATFIPTEVQNGKLLGIMPMKHGKATYQYTSKLQASREDIFRQSRRWAAFHIKNAPSALLIGDNLTGDIIVNGTISGRTYVMNKTNYILPTVNYAASIESYEGSFRVTFTNFWFDGVLSHPVETRLKSLSKKSVSQQLEIIHNEAESMLADIRTFIASEIRESPTTSEK from the coding sequence ATGAAATACCTATCCTTTTTTGCTATTGCGCTGCTGTTATCCAGTTGTAGCGCTACGTTTATTCCTACTGAAGTACAAAATGGAAAGCTATTGGGCATCATGCCAATGAAACACGGCAAGGCTACTTATCAATACACATCAAAGCTGCAGGCCAGCCGGGAGGACATTTTCCGCCAGTCCCGGCGGTGGGCGGCTTTTCACATCAAGAATGCGCCGAGTGCCTTGCTGATCGGGGATAATTTAACGGGAGACATTATCGTGAATGGTACCATCAGTGGCCGAACATATGTGATGAATAAAACCAATTACATTCTGCCAACGGTTAATTACGCAGCCAGTATTGAGAGTTATGAGGGCTCATTCCGGGTCACCTTTACTAATTTCTGGTTTGATGGTGTATTGTCCCATCCGGTAGAAACCCGGCTAAAGAGCTTGTCCAAAAAGTCAGTGAGTCAGCAACTGGAGATCATTCACAACGAAGCCGAATCGATGCTGGCTGACATCCGGACCTTTATTGCCTCAGAAATCAGGGAGTCGCCAACGACGAGCGAAAAATAA
- a CDS encoding prefoldin domain-containing protein, protein MKQFIYLCLLLLTSGSLLAQNNYVATSPISATPGANNTLVGADAGNSSMMGSSNTFLGSSAGRTNSTGANNAFIGYQAGFSNTTGSENAFIGYQAGYSNQTGGNAFIGHQAGYANTNGANNAFIGYQVGFSNTTGSANAFIGFQAGKANTTGSNNSFIGNSAGIANTTGLDNAFIGTYAGYSNTTGSDNAFVGHAAGNANTTGNGNAFVGPFAGYANTTGHSNAFLGQRAGQNNTTGFYNTFVGSVSGFSNTTGVNNAFIGQEAGFENTTGELNTFLGASAGRTNTTGVANTYVGGRTGYYILGGSRNTFLGVDAGFSGGFVNSSDNVCIGYNSGFLLGSSLTNAVAIGANAKVGQSNSVVLGGTGVNSVSVGIGNTTPSAKLHITSGVANTSGLRLENLTSSSPASTTAQTKFLSVDGSGNVILVSSTSSLREAATETLWQRNGSFLESAQGEAVVIGQGVSKTPAGYKLFVAEGILTEKVKVAIKTTADWSDKVFEKDYKLKSLREVEQAIQQRGHLPGLPSAAEVVKQGIDVAKMDAKLLEKIEELTLYSIQLEKQSQKQQTEIDELKELVKQLLEKK, encoded by the coding sequence ATGAAGCAATTTATCTACCTCTGCTTGCTGTTGCTCACGTCTGGCTCCCTGCTGGCTCAGAACAACTATGTGGCCACGTCACCAATTTCAGCCACACCAGGCGCTAATAACACCCTGGTGGGTGCCGATGCCGGGAATAGTTCAATGATGGGGTCTTCTAATACGTTTTTAGGCTCCAGTGCGGGGAGGACTAACTCGACAGGAGCTAACAATGCATTTATCGGCTATCAGGCGGGTTTCTCCAATACCACCGGCTCTGAAAATGCCTTCATCGGCTATCAGGCCGGCTATTCTAATCAAACGGGTGGGAATGCCTTTATCGGGCATCAGGCGGGCTATGCCAACACCAACGGGGCTAACAATGCCTTTATCGGTTATCAGGTGGGTTTCTCCAATACCACCGGCTCGGCCAATGCCTTCATCGGCTTTCAGGCCGGGAAGGCTAATACGACGGGGTCTAACAACTCTTTTATCGGCAACAGTGCTGGCATTGCTAACACCACCGGTCTTGATAATGCCTTCATCGGCACCTATGCAGGATACTCTAATACCACAGGCAGCGATAATGCCTTTGTCGGTCATGCGGCTGGTAACGCCAACACGACCGGCAACGGTAACGCCTTTGTGGGACCCTTTGCCGGGTATGCCAACACTACGGGCCATAGTAATGCCTTTCTTGGACAGCGGGCAGGGCAAAATAACACCACGGGTTTTTATAATACGTTTGTGGGTAGTGTATCGGGCTTTTCCAATACAACAGGAGTTAACAATGCCTTTATCGGTCAGGAAGCAGGCTTTGAGAACACCACCGGTGAGCTTAATACGTTTCTGGGCGCATCAGCAGGCCGTACTAATACCACCGGAGTAGCTAACACCTATGTGGGCGGTCGAACGGGCTATTATATCCTTGGAGGTAGTCGAAATACCTTCCTGGGAGTGGATGCCGGGTTTTCGGGTGGATTTGTCAATTCTTCCGATAACGTCTGTATTGGCTATAATTCAGGCTTCCTCCTCGGCAGTTCACTAACCAATGCGGTGGCTATTGGGGCCAATGCCAAAGTTGGCCAGAGTAACTCAGTGGTTCTGGGCGGTACAGGCGTAAATTCGGTGAGTGTGGGCATTGGCAATACAACTCCTTCGGCTAAACTGCACATCACTAGCGGGGTAGCCAATACGTCGGGCTTACGCTTAGAGAACCTCACCAGTTCCTCACCTGCCAGCACCACCGCTCAGACTAAGTTTTTGTCGGTCGATGGCAGTGGTAATGTGATTCTGGTCAGTTCTACCAGTTCGCTCCGGGAAGCGGCTACCGAGACGCTGTGGCAACGGAACGGTTCTTTTCTGGAAAGTGCACAAGGTGAGGCTGTCGTTATTGGTCAGGGTGTCAGCAAGACGCCTGCGGGCTATAAGCTCTTTGTAGCGGAGGGAATTCTGACCGAGAAAGTAAAAGTTGCGATTAAGACCACTGCTGACTGGTCAGATAAGGTCTTTGAGAAAGATTATAAGCTCAAAAGTCTGAGAGAGGTTGAGCAAGCCATTCAGCAAAGGGGCCATTTGCCCGGTCTGCCTTCGGCGGCAGAGGTTGTCAAGCAGGGCATTGATGTGGCGAAGATGGATGCTAAGTTACTCGAAAAGATCGAGGAGTTGACCCTGTATAGTATCCAATTGGAAAAACAGAGCCAAAAACAGCAAACAGAAATTGACGAGCTGAAAGAACTGGTTAAGCAATTACTGGAGAAGAAATAA
- the porT gene encoding type IX secretion/gliding motility protein PorT/SprT, whose protein sequence is MDTPYFRRRVNLHRSQTVRSGLIWSGWAIQWPQRTRSTLFVFLLVAISLQTQAQGYKYVRKHLERYDDKSIHYGFFFAAPVTRFSVGHSPSFLTADSAYRIYSPNKPSFRVGFVVNAFLDDRFDLRLTPSVSLFSREVHYDYPGGTSKTEVRESTWVDFPLLLKYKSERRNNSRMYLLAGGAFSIETNVRRKELQGASRLSTGTMDLAIEYGIGFEQFFEFFKFAPELRFSHGLINLYRPTSNAAGVGINRLTTHSVTLYLNFE, encoded by the coding sequence ATGGATACCCCTTACTTTCGGCGTCGCGTCAATTTACATAGGTCACAAACGGTCAGGTCAGGATTGATCTGGTCGGGATGGGCTATACAGTGGCCACAACGCACTCGCTCGACTCTATTCGTTTTTCTGCTTGTTGCCATCAGTTTGCAGACACAGGCGCAGGGATACAAATACGTTCGGAAGCATCTGGAACGCTATGATGACAAAAGCATTCACTATGGCTTCTTTTTCGCAGCTCCAGTTACACGGTTTAGTGTTGGCCATAGCCCATCCTTTTTGACTGCGGATTCGGCTTACCGCATTTATTCACCCAATAAACCCAGCTTTCGTGTTGGTTTTGTTGTGAATGCGTTTCTGGATGACCGTTTCGATCTTCGCCTGACTCCCTCTGTATCGTTATTTAGCCGGGAGGTGCATTATGATTATCCGGGCGGTACCTCAAAAACGGAGGTACGAGAATCGACTTGGGTTGATTTTCCCCTCTTACTAAAATACAAATCGGAACGTCGGAATAACTCTCGAATGTATCTGCTGGCTGGCGGTGCATTCAGTATCGAAACGAATGTACGACGGAAAGAGCTTCAGGGAGCAAGTCGCTTAAGCACCGGGACAATGGATTTGGCAATCGAATATGGTATTGGTTTTGAGCAGTTCTTTGAGTTTTTCAAGTTCGCCCCTGAACTACGTTTCTCACACGGCTTGATCAATCTTTATCGGCCCACGAGCAACGCAGCCGGTGTTGGCATCAACCGATTGACAACGCATTCGGTCACGCTCTATCTGAATTTTGAGTGA